A genomic segment from Pseudomonas sp. S09G 359 encodes:
- a CDS encoding EAL domain-containing protein yields the protein MKPYRVLIVEDHPFQHEFLRNLFSTLGGFSVEAVWDGATALQRLNTHSYDMVVTDLFMPVMDGVQLIQSIARLGKPPALALMSVASRRMLVSAGLVAKNLDLDVLGLISKPVDACDIMRLRDSLNKRRSDLDASHRHPTQPARQCLLAAMERGEIQAWFQPKKSLRDGRVCSAEALVRWRHPQQGTLLPRDFLPALQRFGLEDQLLWLMLEQTIEAQSYWRRRGCEVPVSINLPTHLLDRHDLADRLHDRVLALGAEPASIGFELMETSTTESLSDYYAGACRLRMKGFGLAQDDFGKGFSSYFNLISTPFSELKIDRSLVHGCVDNESLATALHSLVELSRKLGLTVTAEGVETQDELEFLRKIQCDQAQGFLICAAVPAERFFELLREDGLKPALN from the coding sequence TTGAAACCCTATCGGGTGCTGATTGTTGAAGATCACCCCTTCCAGCATGAGTTTTTGCGCAACCTGTTCAGTACCCTGGGTGGGTTCAGTGTAGAGGCCGTGTGGGATGGTGCCACGGCGCTGCAGCGCCTGAACACCCACTCCTACGATATGGTCGTGACTGACCTGTTCATGCCGGTGATGGATGGCGTGCAACTGATCCAGAGCATTGCCAGGCTTGGCAAACCGCCTGCCCTGGCGCTCATGAGTGTGGCATCCAGGCGTATGTTGGTCAGTGCCGGGCTGGTAGCAAAAAATCTGGACCTGGACGTGCTGGGGCTTATTTCAAAACCGGTGGATGCGTGCGACATCATGCGCTTGCGCGATAGCCTCAATAAGCGCCGCAGTGACTTGGATGCTTCCCACCGTCATCCGACGCAACCCGCGCGCCAGTGCCTGCTGGCAGCTATGGAGCGCGGAGAAATACAGGCGTGGTTTCAACCGAAAAAATCCTTGCGTGATGGCCGCGTGTGCAGCGCCGAAGCGTTGGTACGTTGGCGACACCCACAGCAGGGGACGTTGCTGCCCAGGGACTTTCTTCCGGCACTTCAACGTTTCGGGCTGGAAGACCAGTTGCTGTGGCTGATGCTGGAGCAGACCATCGAGGCGCAGTCGTACTGGCGCCGTCGCGGCTGCGAAGTGCCGGTGTCGATCAACTTGCCGACCCACTTGCTCGACCGCCACGACCTTGCCGACCGTTTGCATGATCGCGTGTTGGCCCTGGGGGCCGAACCCGCCTCGATCGGGTTTGAGTTGATGGAGACGTCCACCACCGAGTCGCTCAGCGATTATTACGCAGGCGCCTGTCGCTTGCGCATGAAAGGCTTCGGGTTGGCGCAGGACGACTTCGGCAAAGGCTTCAGTTCCTATTTCAATCTCATTTCCACGCCCTTCAGCGAACTGAAGATTGACCGCTCCTTGGTCCACGGTTGCGTCGACAACGAAAGTCTCGCCACCGCGTTGCACAGCCTTGTCGAACTGAGCCGCAAGTTGGGCCTGACGGTGACGGCTGAAGGCGTGGAAACCCAGGACGAGCTAGAGTTCCTACGCAAGATCCAGTGTGATCAGGCGCAGGGCTTCCTGATCTGCGCCGCTGTGCCGGCGGAGCGGTTTTTCGAGTTGTTACGCGAAGATGGCCTTAAGCCAGCACTTAATTGA
- a CDS encoding ATP-binding protein, with the protein MKLRQSLPPLDTSFSTPAAARKLLRLLVIALVLGFYAGVYSYVSATLSQEISQRRSYMNAAISDAQNFFVSRQTLLKTLRLAAVRSVTAPVASANVVAGEEVHIGLGTDKQAWSLWLTHRMLDYLRLNRVNLLYAATGTQAEVVRLFSAREPVQLIAPHLLARLNAEYDSAVDELWLTDPEREDSPLYIFTRLDDRSPQSGWLGLEVESPDLLSALQNKNAGQFILLDANGQLIFDSAQGQSLRLELSHMPATQSFGFVGGQWLPDHLAIRKQLGFSNWQIVYALDMHSLLTVLITPVVISLLLCVLVTWLMIWLMRRIDQRLIVPAGNRIEALVESEAFSRAVIRIAPVALCVLRRQDGEVVLDNPLYTQWIGDSQERQQRSADWIRRGFDDGEHTTVDELQLADGRHLYLSFARTRYKREDVLICAFSDISARMQVEVALDRARRMADAANEAKTLFLATMSHEIRTPLYGVLGTLELLARTELSDQQKSYLQAIEGSSANLLQLISDVLDVSRIEAGQLQLECNRFSPLELIEEVIHAYAAAAQRKGLQLFACVDPQLPDWLNGDVSRIRQILSNLLNNALKFTDSGRIILRVRLDSRDGERVMLHWQVCDTGKGISHEDQQHLFEPFYQADGNTHVVAGTGLGLSICKRLMHLMNGSMRVVSEPGLGSSFTLHLPLEQLSAMEPSPGADELLPELVCVVSPIRELAVSICGWLCRWGARAQVGLPKAHDHTEGAVLLELHPGRPGETLAAHWEGPRVLAASDLHDDALHDSIGMVSFNSLKALRMAVGAAQGQLMRGATATAQRYPVFNLGIHVLVAEDNVINQLILRDQLEELGCTVELAGDGLTALEMWRQSTFDLILTDINMPHMNGYELTAKLRSLDCHLPIIGATANAMSEEGERCLEAGMNRCLVKPFALRTLYACLEPYRRSGN; encoded by the coding sequence ATGAAACTACGCCAATCCCTACCTCCGCTCGACACGTCGTTCTCAACGCCCGCGGCGGCGAGAAAGCTGCTGCGCCTGTTGGTCATCGCTCTGGTGCTGGGGTTTTACGCCGGGGTCTACAGTTATGTGAGCGCCACACTGAGCCAGGAGATATCCCAGCGCCGCAGTTATATGAATGCGGCGATATCCGATGCGCAGAATTTTTTCGTCAGCCGCCAGACATTGCTCAAGACGTTGCGGCTGGCAGCGGTGCGCAGCGTCACGGCGCCGGTAGCCAGCGCGAACGTGGTAGCGGGCGAAGAGGTGCATATCGGCCTGGGGACGGACAAACAGGCCTGGAGCCTGTGGTTGACCCACCGCATGCTCGACTACCTGCGCCTCAACCGGGTGAACCTGCTGTACGCCGCGACCGGCACCCAGGCCGAGGTGGTTCGCCTGTTCAGTGCTCGCGAACCGGTGCAGCTGATTGCCCCGCATTTGCTGGCGCGGCTCAACGCGGAATATGACAGCGCCGTCGACGAACTGTGGCTCACCGATCCTGAGCGTGAGGATTCCCCGCTGTACATATTCACCCGTCTCGATGACCGTAGCCCTCAATCCGGTTGGCTGGGGTTGGAGGTCGAATCGCCAGATCTGCTGAGCGCCCTGCAAAACAAAAACGCCGGCCAGTTCATCTTGCTCGACGCCAACGGCCAGCTGATTTTTGATAGCGCGCAAGGGCAGTCGTTACGCCTGGAATTGAGCCATATGCCGGCGACCCAGTCGTTCGGCTTTGTCGGCGGCCAGTGGCTGCCGGATCATCTGGCGATTCGCAAACAATTGGGGTTTTCGAACTGGCAAATCGTCTACGCCCTCGACATGCACTCACTGCTGACGGTGCTGATCACGCCTGTGGTGATCAGCCTATTGCTGTGCGTGCTTGTCACTTGGCTGATGATCTGGCTGATGCGGCGTATCGATCAGCGCCTGATCGTGCCGGCCGGCAACCGCATTGAGGCGCTGGTGGAGAGCGAAGCCTTCAGCCGGGCCGTGATCCGCATTGCGCCCGTGGCGCTGTGCGTGCTGCGCCGCCAGGACGGCGAGGTGGTTCTTGATAACCCGCTGTATACGCAGTGGATCGGCGACAGCCAGGAGCGCCAGCAACGCAGTGCGGACTGGATACGCCGCGGTTTTGATGACGGCGAACACACCACTGTCGATGAGTTGCAACTGGCGGATGGTCGCCACCTGTACCTGAGCTTCGCGCGCACGCGGTATAAGCGCGAAGACGTGTTGATTTGTGCGTTCAGCGACATCAGCGCGCGCATGCAGGTGGAGGTCGCCCTGGACCGGGCGCGGCGCATGGCGGACGCTGCCAACGAAGCCAAGACCTTGTTCCTCGCCACCATGAGCCATGAAATTCGTACGCCGCTTTACGGCGTCCTGGGCACCTTGGAGCTATTGGCGCGCACCGAGTTGAGCGATCAGCAAAAAAGCTATCTGCAGGCAATCGAGGGCTCATCCGCCAACCTGCTGCAACTGATCAGCGATGTGTTGGATGTGTCGCGTATCGAAGCGGGGCAGTTGCAACTGGAGTGCAACCGGTTCTCACCGCTGGAATTGATTGAGGAAGTGATTCACGCCTATGCCGCCGCGGCTCAACGCAAGGGCCTGCAGTTGTTCGCCTGTGTCGACCCGCAATTGCCGGACTGGTTGAATGGTGACGTCAGCCGCATTCGGCAGATCCTTAGTAACTTGCTCAACAATGCGCTGAAATTTACCGACAGCGGTCGGATCATCCTGCGCGTCCGGCTGGACAGCCGCGACGGTGAGCGGGTGATGCTGCACTGGCAGGTCTGCGACACCGGCAAAGGTATCTCCCACGAAGACCAGCAACACCTTTTCGAGCCGTTCTACCAGGCCGACGGGAATACCCATGTGGTGGCGGGAACCGGCTTGGGGCTGTCCATTTGCAAACGCCTGATGCACTTGATGAACGGCAGCATGCGTGTGGTGAGCGAGCCTGGCCTGGGCAGCAGCTTTACCTTGCACTTGCCCCTTGAACAGCTGTCGGCAATGGAGCCGTCGCCGGGCGCTGACGAGTTGTTGCCGGAACTGGTCTGCGTGGTCTCGCCGATACGCGAGTTGGCCGTCAGTATCTGTGGCTGGTTGTGCCGTTGGGGCGCGCGCGCCCAAGTCGGCCTGCCCAAGGCCCATGACCATACGGAAGGTGCGGTACTGCTTGAACTGCATCCCGGCCGGCCCGGCGAAACATTGGCCGCGCACTGGGAGGGCCCGCGCGTGCTGGCGGCCAGTGACCTGCATGATGATGCACTGCACGACTCGATCGGCATGGTCAGTTTCAACAGCTTGAAAGCCCTGCGTATGGCGGTCGGGGCCGCGCAAGGGCAACTCATGCGCGGCGCCACGGCAACCGCGCAACGCTACCCGGTATTCAACCTGGGTATCCATGTGCTGGTGGCCGAAGATAACGTCATTAATCAGCTGATTCTGCGCGACCAGCTCGAAGAACTGGGCTGTACGGTCGAATTGGCCGGTGATGGGCTGACAGCGCTGGAGATGTGGCGGCAGAGCACGTTCGACCTGATCCTCACCGACATCAATATGCCGCACATGAACGGCTACGAATTGACCGCCAAACTGCGCAGCCTCGACTGCCACTTGCCAATCATCGGCGCTACCGCGAATGCAATGAGCGAGGAGGGTGAGCGCTGCCTGGAAGCAGGCATGAACCGCTGCCTGGTCAAGCCGTTTGCCTTACGCACGCTGTACGCCTGCCTGGAACCTTACCGAAGGAGTGGCAATTGA
- a CDS encoding hybrid sensor histidine kinase/response regulator yields the protein MKNASLKFGVFALSSQRINKLLLVLAGLTVLLVSMCYWAVERVLDEERIKVDFHFSGLIESIHEYDTFLRSVASAYDRTNQNTLLNIRPISRVEILHKGQERVFQNHGLALSQPFTLSERKRYDPEQLQGGYSLGVQMTDFYSAFWASSFYSSPQIFLFSPSDQFNIAIPGVDGTRKQSILLKSNFFDVTADLYQGLLARHQQLNNRRVSWMRAPQGLLPGTETIVAFIGLDLNPAVMPERRDEGLLTVAALLDAGQINDLDRLLIRPIDHRVTLISPAGDVLLGDAQDSASLPVGMSLGAEGLRFKVVSTGKDQWIGLYTISYENFFRFAKWSLLGTGAVFLLAVFLGWRVNRWYRAGIVEPALRATRLLTESEEFNRAMLQSAPVGLCVVQRNNNQVLLENQRAQEWQGTTELIGLLNRDYQDEEPREMQIEVAGRHLLVSFRFSRYQGEDVVLCGFNDITRHVDDALLMEQAKRSADEASAAKTLFLATMSHEIRTPLYGVLGNLELLGLTQLDARQQDYLQTIERSSAVLFQLISDVLDVSKIESGQMALETVTFSPLDVFEDAVNSYAAAGLNKGLQIFACVDANLPALMSGDPGRIRQIVNNLLSNAIKFTDSGRVIVRLKVTDLEMTHATLQWQVSDTGTGISEKQLGQLFKPFSQLAGSQQAGGAGLGLSICSRLSELMGAQLRVVSEPGLGSSFSLHQRLPIVPGPLPDCSAIELQGVTVYVRAPFKELEQSLIDWLNRWGARAAALPPGYQGEQHELLLDRVTGAGQHSDWRGVCITATELAAPQTEALRPAWTVNAYDIRGIARTLSQAHPGGAKPLGPTERVSDQRLGLRVLVAEDNPINRAILQEQLEALGARVVAAEDGEEALQRWSPGTFDLVITDINMPRLDGYSLTRALRERDRQTPIIGVTANALREEGEQCLAAGMDTWVVKPLSLDALRKTLLRYGGARVDRQRAGSALQPGDMDGWITFSATMHRLFITTLQDDVRLTRQGLDTGDKEQVVRHLHRMNGSLASIRAVRLSAACNALEESLYKGSLNPSLATQVRTLLQRLEAVMDALASNPGAQGQPSDR from the coding sequence ATGAAAAATGCAAGCCTGAAGTTCGGCGTGTTCGCCTTGAGCTCTCAACGAATCAACAAGCTGTTGCTGGTGCTCGCCGGCCTTACGGTGCTGCTGGTCAGCATGTGTTATTGGGCAGTTGAACGGGTATTGGACGAAGAACGGATCAAGGTCGACTTCCATTTTTCGGGTTTGATCGAGAGCATCCACGAATACGACACGTTTTTGCGCAGTGTCGCCAGTGCCTATGACCGCACCAACCAGAATACGCTGCTCAATATTCGCCCGATCTCGCGCGTTGAGATTTTGCACAAAGGCCAGGAGCGGGTGTTCCAGAATCACGGCTTGGCCCTGTCCCAGCCTTTTACCCTGAGCGAGCGCAAGCGCTATGACCCTGAGCAATTGCAGGGCGGCTATTCGCTGGGCGTGCAAATGACCGATTTCTACAGCGCATTCTGGGCCAGCTCTTTCTATTCTTCACCACAGATATTCCTGTTTTCGCCCAGTGACCAGTTCAATATCGCGATTCCCGGCGTCGATGGCACACGTAAGCAATCGATATTGCTCAAGAGCAACTTCTTTGACGTAACAGCGGACTTGTACCAGGGACTGCTCGCCCGGCACCAGCAACTCAATAATCGGCGCGTGAGCTGGATGCGTGCGCCCCAGGGCTTGTTGCCGGGCACCGAGACGATCGTGGCGTTTATCGGCCTGGACCTGAACCCGGCGGTCATGCCCGAGCGTCGGGATGAGGGGTTGCTGACAGTTGCAGCATTGTTGGACGCCGGGCAAATCAACGACCTGGACCGCCTGCTGATCCGACCGATTGACCATCGCGTCACGCTGATCTCTCCGGCAGGTGATGTGCTGCTGGGCGATGCCCAGGATTCAGCGTCATTGCCGGTGGGCATGAGCCTGGGCGCCGAAGGCTTGCGCTTCAAGGTGGTTTCCACCGGCAAGGACCAATGGATCGGCTTGTACACCATCAGCTATGAAAACTTCTTTCGCTTCGCCAAATGGTCATTGCTGGGCACGGGCGCTGTGTTTTTGCTCGCCGTGTTTTTGGGCTGGCGGGTCAATCGCTGGTACCGCGCCGGCATTGTCGAGCCTGCGTTGCGAGCGACGCGCTTACTGACTGAAAGCGAAGAGTTCAACCGCGCCATGCTGCAAAGCGCCCCGGTGGGCCTATGCGTGGTTCAACGCAACAACAACCAGGTGCTGCTGGAAAATCAGCGCGCCCAGGAGTGGCAGGGCACCACTGAGCTGATCGGCTTGCTCAACCGCGACTATCAAGACGAAGAACCGCGCGAGATGCAGATCGAAGTGGCGGGGCGGCATTTGCTGGTTTCGTTCAGGTTCAGTCGCTATCAGGGTGAGGACGTGGTGCTCTGTGGGTTCAATGACATCACCCGCCATGTTGATGATGCCCTGCTGATGGAGCAGGCCAAGCGTTCCGCTGACGAGGCGAGTGCCGCCAAGACATTGTTCCTGGCGACCATGAGCCATGAAATTCGCACGCCCCTGTATGGCGTGCTGGGCAACCTTGAGCTGCTGGGGCTGACCCAGTTGGACGCTCGCCAACAGGATTATCTGCAGACCATCGAGCGTTCGTCCGCAGTGTTGTTCCAGCTGATCAGCGATGTGCTGGACGTGTCGAAAATCGAATCCGGCCAAATGGCACTTGAGACCGTGACCTTCAGCCCGCTGGATGTCTTCGAAGATGCAGTCAACAGCTATGCCGCAGCAGGCCTCAACAAGGGGCTGCAGATCTTCGCGTGTGTGGATGCGAACTTGCCTGCGCTGATGAGCGGTGACCCTGGCCGCATTCGGCAAATCGTGAATAACCTGCTGAGTAATGCGATCAAGTTCACTGATTCCGGGCGGGTGATCGTGCGTCTCAAGGTGACAGACCTGGAAATGACCCACGCAACCTTGCAATGGCAGGTTTCCGACACGGGAACCGGCATCAGCGAAAAGCAATTAGGACAGTTATTCAAACCGTTCTCACAGCTGGCTGGCAGCCAGCAGGCTGGCGGCGCGGGCCTTGGCTTGTCGATCTGCTCACGCTTGAGCGAATTGATGGGCGCACAATTGCGAGTGGTCAGCGAGCCGGGGCTGGGCAGCAGTTTTTCCCTTCACCAGCGCCTGCCTATCGTCCCAGGCCCACTCCCGGACTGTTCGGCGATTGAGCTGCAAGGAGTGACGGTGTACGTGCGCGCTCCGTTCAAGGAACTTGAGCAATCGCTGATTGATTGGCTCAACCGCTGGGGCGCGCGTGCGGCGGCGTTGCCGCCGGGGTACCAGGGAGAGCAACATGAGTTGCTGCTGGACAGGGTGACCGGGGCTGGTCAGCACAGCGATTGGAGGGGGGTGTGCATCACGGCGACTGAGCTCGCTGCACCCCAGACCGAAGCGTTGAGGCCGGCGTGGACGGTCAACGCCTACGACATTCGCGGCATCGCCCGAACGCTGTCGCAGGCGCATCCAGGCGGGGCAAAACCGCTAGGACCCACCGAGCGCGTGAGTGACCAGCGTTTGGGGTTGAGGGTGTTGGTGGCCGAGGATAACCCGATCAATCGCGCCATTTTGCAGGAGCAGCTCGAGGCGCTGGGCGCGAGGGTCGTCGCCGCTGAAGATGGTGAGGAAGCGCTGCAACGTTGGTCGCCTGGCACCTTTGATCTGGTCATCACCGATATCAATATGCCCCGGCTTGACGGCTATAGCCTGACCCGTGCCCTGCGCGAGCGTGATCGACAAACGCCGATCATTGGCGTCACTGCAAACGCCCTCCGCGAAGAGGGTGAGCAGTGCCTGGCGGCGGGCATGGACACCTGGGTGGTCAAACCCTTGAGCCTGGACGCGTTGCGCAAGACGCTGCTGCGCTATGGCGGCGCGCGCGTGGATAGACAGCGGGCAGGTTCGGCCTTGCAGCCGGGCGATATGGACGGGTGGATCACGTTTTCCGCAACCATGCACCGGCTATTCATCACCACCCTGCAGGACGACGTTCGCCTGACTCGGCAGGGTCTCGACACCGGTGACAAAGAACAAGTGGTGCGCCACTTGCACCGCATGAATGGGTCCCTAGCATCGATTCGTGCCGTGCGTTTGAGTGCTGCCTGCAACGCACTGGAAGAATCGCTGTACAAGGGCTCACTGAACCCGAGCCTGGCGACTCAGGTACGCACCCTGTTACAGCGCCTGGAAGCGGTCATGGACGCCCTGGCGTCCAACCCAGGCGCTCAAGGCCAACCATCGGACAGGTAG
- a CDS encoding P-loop NTPase fold protein codes for MKWIRRFFGRNALISEPSAADPASQASEHDEDDNRYFSDEPIESKVHDRFGRALFAARIAETIAKRRDPSSIVIGLFGPWGDGKTSVLKMMEESLVQYNQVVTIRFNPWHFPSEDALLRGFFGTLAEALGKEPAFKEKAAKLLESYGGILSIVSVALPGVEINPGEAAKNIGESLSKVSLEQLKEQIDFLLGQSGKRLVILIDDIDRLDKDETNAVFKLVKLSASFKYTSYVLAFDDDVVAAAIGERYGAGGLEAGRAFLEKIIQVPLHLPPADKMSLRQITFEGVDHALSQAGIILDQRQIDIFSRYFVDGLEPKLETPRIAKLYTNALMFALPLVKGEVNVAEFMLIEGVRVLYPKLYAAIRDNSEMFLKGEPRDVLRGLERQSSPIDSLIEKAMPASSTKEREQVRERLLKPLFPRIGNSTYGGDWEEKWAGEKRLCSARYFKRYFVYGVPEGDIADSHLNGLIDALVASDVDEQRRLLSAYATRAMPQLIQALRDRVDFMNEVSVLPVAIAIAKNGDLLPRERGPYVLGGTMMQAGILISQLMRRIPMPNRQAAVETIVQAVSPLKMGVECIRWLLHWPDRHEQHQVLPMEENDVIYKLFADRIYEANVSIPIFEQAGGDAPQLYWYWQKGRNKEEVEVVLRELFEAEPARMDEFLGTYIGEGWEVDSGLPVRSDLRRETYDSIALLIDPSYINANLRSRYGSELDAPDYYQEGPPARLTAHQFAFIHKSVLAEEQLQAEAGLASEDPPEKSKE; via the coding sequence ATGAAATGGATACGCAGGTTTTTTGGGCGCAATGCTTTAATTTCGGAACCATCTGCTGCTGATCCTGCTTCGCAGGCGTCCGAACACGATGAAGATGACAATCGCTATTTTTCCGACGAGCCCATCGAGTCTAAGGTTCATGACCGGTTTGGGCGGGCACTCTTCGCAGCCCGGATTGCCGAGACAATTGCCAAACGTAGAGATCCATCCAGCATCGTCATCGGACTATTCGGCCCATGGGGTGATGGCAAGACATCCGTGCTCAAGATGATGGAGGAGTCCCTTGTTCAATATAATCAGGTTGTCACAATACGGTTTAATCCATGGCACTTCCCTTCAGAGGATGCGCTCCTGCGAGGTTTCTTCGGTACTTTGGCAGAAGCTCTAGGAAAGGAACCAGCATTTAAAGAAAAAGCAGCAAAACTACTTGAGTCTTACGGCGGTATTCTATCTATAGTTTCTGTCGCTCTACCCGGTGTTGAGATCAATCCCGGAGAAGCTGCAAAAAATATTGGAGAATCATTATCCAAGGTCAGTCTTGAGCAACTAAAAGAGCAGATCGACTTTCTTCTAGGACAAAGTGGAAAAAGGCTAGTCATTCTAATCGATGATATCGACCGGCTGGACAAAGATGAAACGAATGCTGTATTCAAGTTGGTAAAGCTTTCAGCAAGTTTTAAATATACGAGCTATGTATTGGCTTTTGACGATGATGTAGTCGCCGCTGCTATAGGTGAGCGATACGGCGCAGGCGGCCTCGAAGCCGGGCGGGCATTTCTCGAAAAGATCATCCAAGTTCCTTTACACCTGCCACCTGCTGATAAAATGAGTCTGCGGCAGATTACCTTCGAAGGTGTAGATCATGCACTCAGTCAAGCTGGAATTATTCTAGATCAGCGCCAAATCGATATATTCTCGCGTTATTTTGTGGACGGGCTTGAGCCTAAGTTGGAGACTCCCAGGATTGCAAAACTCTACACAAATGCATTAATGTTTGCGTTACCGCTTGTAAAAGGCGAAGTGAATGTTGCCGAGTTCATGCTAATTGAAGGTGTTCGCGTACTTTATCCAAAACTCTATGCGGCTATTCGTGACAATTCTGAAATGTTCCTGAAAGGTGAGCCTCGTGATGTTTTGAGAGGCTTGGAGCGACAATCTTCCCCTATCGACAGTCTTATCGAGAAAGCGATGCCAGCGTCATCTACGAAAGAGCGTGAACAGGTACGGGAACGGTTGCTCAAGCCATTATTTCCTCGAATTGGTAACTCAACGTATGGGGGCGATTGGGAGGAGAAGTGGGCCGGAGAAAAGCGCTTATGCTCGGCTCGATATTTTAAGCGCTATTTCGTTTATGGGGTGCCTGAAGGTGATATAGCGGATAGTCACCTGAATGGCCTGATAGATGCACTAGTCGCATCTGATGTAGATGAGCAACGTAGGCTTCTGAGTGCTTACGCCACGCGTGCAATGCCGCAGTTGATACAGGCGTTGCGTGATCGCGTGGATTTTATGAACGAAGTCTCTGTGTTGCCTGTCGCAATTGCGATTGCTAAAAATGGCGATCTCCTTCCCCGAGAGAGAGGACCATACGTACTTGGTGGCACGATGATGCAAGCTGGAATACTCATATCCCAACTTATGAGGCGTATTCCAATGCCCAATCGTCAGGCTGCTGTTGAAACAATTGTTCAAGCAGTTTCGCCTTTAAAGATGGGGGTTGAGTGTATTCGCTGGCTTTTACATTGGCCTGATAGGCATGAGCAACATCAAGTTCTTCCGATGGAGGAAAATGACGTTATCTATAAATTGTTTGCCGACCGTATATATGAAGCTAACGTCTCTATACCGATATTTGAACAGGCAGGAGGCGACGCACCTCAACTTTACTGGTACTGGCAAAAAGGCCGGAATAAGGAAGAGGTCGAAGTTGTGCTGCGGGAGTTATTTGAAGCCGAGCCTGCCCGTATGGATGAGTTTTTGGGAACCTACATAGGTGAGGGATGGGAGGTAGACAGTGGTCTACCCGTAAGATCGGACCTTCGGCGTGAAACGTATGATTCAATAGCCTTATTGATTGATCCTAGCTACATCAACGCTAATCTTCGCTCACGCTACGGATCCGAGTTGGATGCCCCAGATTACTATCAGGAAGGTCCGCCTGCGCGGTTAACAGCCCACCAGTTTGCATTCATTCACAAAAGTGTATTGGCTGAAGAGCAACTTCAAGCAGAGGCTGGATTGGCCTCAGAAGATCCGCCAGAAAAAAGTAAAGAATGA
- a CDS encoding response regulator, producing MKKIKVVIADDHPIVLLGVREVIQRDARFEVVGEATSSSQLIDRLQSEKPDVVITDFHMPGDSTFGDGLKLIEYLTRRFVDTQILVLTMMSNNLIVSRLHELGVMGVIQKNHLHEEIENALNALALRRNYQSPVQEAMSVIHNQQQINERFASLSLREMEVLRLFVAGHSVTDIARMVNRSSKTVSAQKVSAMRKLEVSTDQALVTYCVNAGKFQ from the coding sequence ATGAAAAAAATCAAGGTAGTGATTGCGGACGATCATCCCATCGTGCTGCTCGGCGTGCGTGAAGTTATCCAGCGCGATGCTCGTTTTGAAGTGGTGGGTGAAGCGACCAGTTCGAGCCAATTGATCGACAGGCTTCAGAGCGAAAAACCGGACGTGGTCATTACCGATTTTCACATGCCCGGCGATTCGACATTTGGTGATGGCCTCAAACTGATCGAGTACCTCACTCGAAGGTTTGTCGACACACAGATCCTGGTGCTGACCATGATGTCGAACAATTTGATCGTGTCACGCCTGCATGAATTGGGGGTGATGGGGGTCATTCAAAAAAACCACTTGCACGAAGAAATTGAAAACGCCCTGAATGCCCTCGCCCTGCGCCGCAATTACCAGAGCCCTGTGCAGGAAGCCATGTCGGTTATCCACAATCAGCAGCAGATCAACGAGCGCTTTGCCAGCTTGTCCCTGCGTGAGATGGAAGTGCTGCGCTTGTTCGTGGCCGGCCACAGCGTGACAGACATTGCGCGCATGGTTAATCGCAGCAGTAAGACAGTTAGCGCGCAAAAGGTCTCAGCGATGCGCAAGCTTGAGGTGAGTACCGACCAGGCACTGGTGACTTACTGTGTAAATGCCGGGAAGTTTCAATAA